The following coding sequences lie in one Alloacidobacterium dinghuense genomic window:
- a CDS encoding BatA domain-containing protein, translated as MGFLAPWFLTGLAALGVPVFVHLLRKHVTTPRPVSSLMFFERGIQSSTRHQRLRYLLLFALRSALLLLVVFAFAEPFVRRAATGANEHELLIVLDSSFSMRAGTRFADARQQALALLAAKPPSQKAQVIALGGQIEMLTQPISDEAQLRSALESIQLGDGHANFGELGRTIRAMADTSHRPIDLHLFSDMQRTAMPANFADMMLPPNATLVLHDVAKGTAPPNWTVERVTAPAELADPKDPKRSRVQAVVAGFGTPAAEKTVSLVINGKAVATRNVKIPADGRATVEFAPVDVGYGFNRCEVRLEGGDAFPADDASLFVIRRSDPERVLFVHASNDIRSAVYFGAALAAAGATSFLLQSVTAEQTTDLDPSKFGFVVLSDAGTLPSIFEHTLAQYVAKGGGVLIALGTNAGRRARIPLWGADARDVHDYAHTGAAASVSQVDFTYPALAQEQPGHDNGGWAETKIFYAASVDPGQARVAARLSDGTPLLLDKQSGEGHVLLLTSGLENLTNDLPLHPVFVAFVDKAARYLSGHERLSGSQLVDSFVQLRSATAPVGEVANVEVIDPDGRRPLSLSEARTVQTFRLQRAGFYQVRFANGRDAVIGVNPDRRESDLQPIAQDVLQLWSGNNAGGVPVQAAVVDDVKYRRVNLWWYVMLLALVVALAETALASRYIGTQREEA; from the coding sequence ATGGGCTTTCTGGCGCCATGGTTTCTTACAGGCCTGGCAGCGCTAGGCGTGCCGGTCTTTGTGCATCTGCTGCGCAAGCACGTGACTACGCCGCGACCGGTGAGTTCACTGATGTTCTTCGAACGTGGTATTCAGAGTTCCACGCGGCATCAGCGCTTACGATATTTGCTGCTTTTTGCGCTGCGATCCGCACTGCTCCTGCTGGTAGTGTTCGCCTTTGCGGAACCGTTTGTGCGGCGCGCAGCAACGGGCGCCAATGAACACGAATTGCTCATCGTTCTGGATAGCTCGTTCAGTATGCGCGCGGGAACGAGATTCGCCGACGCAAGGCAGCAGGCGCTCGCTTTGCTGGCCGCGAAACCTCCATCGCAGAAAGCGCAAGTGATTGCGCTCGGGGGGCAGATCGAGATGCTGACGCAACCGATCTCCGATGAAGCACAGCTGCGCTCGGCTCTCGAGAGCATTCAGCTCGGAGATGGACATGCGAACTTCGGCGAATTGGGGCGAACTATCCGTGCGATGGCGGACACATCGCATAGGCCTATCGATCTGCATCTGTTCAGCGACATGCAGCGTACGGCCATGCCTGCCAACTTTGCCGACATGATGTTGCCGCCAAACGCGACACTCGTGCTCCACGATGTGGCGAAGGGCACGGCTCCACCCAACTGGACAGTGGAGCGAGTGACCGCACCGGCTGAACTCGCAGATCCGAAAGACCCGAAGCGATCGCGCGTGCAGGCCGTGGTGGCTGGTTTCGGCACTCCTGCGGCAGAGAAGACTGTATCGCTGGTGATCAACGGCAAGGCCGTCGCAACTCGAAACGTGAAAATCCCAGCCGATGGGCGTGCGACAGTCGAGTTCGCTCCCGTTGATGTGGGGTATGGCTTCAACCGGTGTGAGGTACGGCTTGAGGGAGGCGACGCCTTTCCCGCCGATGACGCAAGCCTCTTCGTAATTCGCCGGTCGGATCCGGAGCGGGTGTTGTTCGTGCATGCTTCGAACGATATCCGGTCTGCGGTGTACTTTGGCGCTGCGCTGGCTGCCGCAGGAGCAACGTCATTCCTGTTGCAGTCGGTGACTGCAGAGCAGACGACGGACCTGGATCCTTCAAAGTTCGGTTTTGTGGTCCTGTCAGATGCTGGAACGCTGCCGTCGATTTTTGAGCACACGCTGGCGCAGTATGTAGCCAAAGGAGGAGGCGTTCTCATTGCCCTCGGCACGAACGCGGGACGACGTGCGCGCATTCCGCTTTGGGGAGCTGATGCCAGGGACGTGCACGACTACGCTCACACCGGGGCCGCCGCCTCGGTCAGTCAGGTGGACTTCACTTATCCCGCGCTCGCGCAGGAGCAACCTGGGCACGACAATGGAGGCTGGGCGGAGACAAAAATCTTCTATGCTGCATCCGTCGATCCGGGACAGGCCCGCGTAGCGGCCCGTTTGAGTGACGGGACGCCGCTTCTGCTGGACAAGCAGTCGGGTGAGGGACATGTGCTGCTCTTAACCTCGGGACTGGAAAATCTGACGAACGATTTACCGCTGCATCCTGTTTTTGTGGCGTTTGTGGACAAGGCCGCTCGCTACCTTTCAGGGCACGAGCGATTGAGTGGATCCCAGCTCGTGGATTCGTTTGTGCAACTTCGCTCCGCTACCGCTCCAGTCGGCGAGGTTGCAAACGTAGAAGTCATCGATCCGGACGGGCGCCGGCCCCTCTCACTCAGTGAGGCGAGGACGGTGCAAACTTTTCGGCTGCAGCGCGCCGGCTTCTATCAGGTTCGATTTGCAAATGGACGCGATGCGGTGATTGGCGTGAATCCTGATCGTCGCGAGTCGGACCTGCAACCAATTGCACAGGATGTGCTGCAACTGTGGAGTGGAAACAACGCTGGCGGCGTGCCCGTACAGGCGGCCGTCGTTGATGACGTCAAATATCGCCGCGTGAATCTGTGGTGGTACGTTATGCTGCTTGCATTGGTAGTGGCGCTGGCGGAGACGGCGCTTGCCAGCCGCTACATAGGTACGCAGCGGGAGGAAGCATGA
- a CDS encoding DUF58 domain-containing protein gives MQRFLDPRVLAGISSLDLLAKTVVDGFVAGLHRSPDFGFSQEFAEYRAYSPGDDLRHVDWNLFARTERCYLKRYRGETSSQVTVLLDASNSMQYTSGPPSKMDYARFMAASLFYLAIRNQRDAAGLIVFDDEVRDYIRPSTRQGQLMRLLAGLERAEPRARTDFSKPLRHFQALLHRRGIVIVISDFYEEPDTIVRIIEPLRFHGNDVVLFHILDPQEIRPELKGPAILVDLETDREMEVIPEFTKTTYRTKMQTHIEQLRSRTRAAGMDYHLLVTDQPLDTALREYLSLRHAGN, from the coding sequence ATGCAGCGTTTCCTCGATCCCAGGGTTCTGGCCGGCATCTCCTCGCTGGACTTGCTGGCAAAGACGGTGGTGGACGGCTTCGTCGCCGGTTTGCATCGATCGCCGGACTTCGGCTTCAGTCAGGAGTTCGCTGAGTATCGCGCTTACAGCCCCGGCGATGATCTTCGCCATGTGGACTGGAATCTATTCGCGCGCACTGAGCGCTGCTATCTGAAGCGTTATCGCGGCGAGACAAGCAGCCAGGTGACAGTGCTGCTCGATGCGAGCAACTCGATGCAATACACATCCGGACCGCCGTCGAAGATGGACTACGCGCGCTTCATGGCTGCGTCGCTCTTCTATCTCGCGATTCGCAATCAGAGAGATGCTGCTGGCCTGATTGTTTTCGACGATGAGGTTCGAGATTATATCCGACCATCAACGCGGCAAGGCCAACTGATGCGTCTTCTAGCCGGACTAGAACGCGCTGAGCCACGGGCGCGGACGGATTTCTCCAAGCCGCTTCGCCATTTCCAGGCTCTGTTGCACCGGCGCGGCATCGTCATCGTGATCTCCGACTTTTACGAGGAGCCGGACACAATTGTGCGCATCATCGAGCCACTCCGCTTTCACGGCAACGATGTGGTTCTGTTTCACATTCTCGATCCACAGGAGATAAGGCCCGAACTGAAGGGACCAGCGATCCTTGTTGATCTTGAGACCGACCGAGAGATGGAGGTGATCCCCGAATTCACGAAGACAACTTATCGCACGAAGATGCAGACACATATCGAGCAGCTTCGCTCGCGCACGCGAGCAGCGGGAATGGACTATCACCTGCTCGTTACTGATCAACCACTCGACACAGCATTGCGCGAATATCTTTCGCTGCGGCACGCGGGGAATTGA
- a CDS encoding AAA family ATPase, producing MAIFAELNSDAAELQQRVERFHAVHQGILKQVREVIVGQDEVLEQVLIALFVGGHCLLTGLPGTAKTLMVRTIAETLGLEFRRIQFTPDLMPSDITGTDIIEEDLATGHRKWTFVKGPIFGNILLADEINRTPPKTQAALLEAMQEHSCTVRGHLYQLPAPFFVLATQNPIELEGTYPLPEAQLDRFLFNAILDYLSAEDELKVVDMTTTTRIPHIEPVTLAEELLDFQQLVRMVPIADTLARYVVGLVRATRHNSGSAPDFVKKYVNYGGSIRAAQFIVLAAKARALTRKRYHVTYDDITSLVVPVLRHRILLNFHAESERIDADEILNRLIAQVPRPKES from the coding sequence ATGGCTATTTTTGCCGAGCTGAATTCGGATGCAGCGGAACTCCAACAGCGGGTAGAACGCTTCCACGCAGTGCATCAAGGCATCCTGAAGCAGGTGCGGGAAGTGATCGTGGGCCAGGATGAGGTATTGGAGCAGGTACTGATCGCGCTCTTTGTGGGCGGTCATTGCCTGTTGACCGGCCTGCCCGGCACAGCCAAGACCCTGATGGTGCGGACGATCGCCGAAACTCTCGGTCTTGAATTCAGGCGCATTCAGTTCACGCCTGACCTGATGCCGTCAGACATCACAGGCACGGACATTATCGAAGAAGACTTGGCAACCGGCCATCGCAAGTGGACATTTGTGAAAGGCCCCATCTTCGGCAACATTCTCCTCGCCGATGAGATCAACCGAACACCTCCGAAAACTCAGGCTGCACTGCTTGAGGCCATGCAGGAGCATTCGTGCACGGTGCGCGGACACCTCTATCAGCTTCCGGCGCCATTCTTCGTGCTGGCAACCCAGAACCCGATTGAACTCGAAGGCACATATCCTCTGCCCGAGGCTCAGCTAGACCGTTTCCTATTCAATGCAATTCTGGATTACTTGAGCGCCGAGGACGAACTCAAAGTCGTCGATATGACAACGACCACGCGTATCCCACACATTGAACCGGTAACGTTGGCTGAAGAACTTCTCGATTTTCAGCAACTCGTACGCATGGTGCCAATCGCTGACACACTCGCGCGATACGTAGTGGGCCTTGTGCGCGCGACGCGACACAACAGCGGGAGCGCGCCTGACTTCGTGAAGAAATATGTGAACTATGGAGGAAGCATCCGCGCCGCACAGTTCATTGTGTTGGCCGCGAAGGCGCGAGCACTTACCCGAAAGCGTTATCACGTTACCTACGACGACATCACGTCGCTGGTGGTTCCGGTACTGCGACACCGCATCCTGCTGAATTTCCACGCCGAGTCTGAAAGGATCGACGCGGACGAGATTCTTAACCGGCTCATCGCGCAGGTGCCACGGCCAAAGGAGAGCTGA
- a CDS encoding peptidase MA family metallohydrolase: protein MKHLAPGLLLLQMCASTASAFAGAPAECWSLRKHGHRTEAQACFERFTHSNDAYARAEGFWGLEEWQQANEQFRLATQPDNSSALYKVRWGMLLHERFNNREAADLFREALAKDQLFAPAYLGLAIVSADTFDGKATAYAAKAIELNPKLAEAHELMASLALQNDDRDAAVAEADKAIALEDDALDAMAVHAAVELLADRSPDAWFAKITAVNPGYGQAYADVADQLELHYRYEDAATYYRKAIEADPRLWSAHSALGIDLMRLGKEDEPMKELGLSYDNGYRDAATVNSLRLLDSYKNFVTIRDDTTILKLKKTEAGLLQPYMQSELHTIIATYDKKYQMKLPAPVQVEVYPDHEDFAVRTTGMPGLGALGVTFGEVVAMDSPSARKPGDFNWGSTLWHEMSHVYVLTATNHRVPRWFTEGLAVHEEGEHSSEWADRLTPDVLVAVRDKKLLPIAKLDRGFVYPDYPSQVIVSYFQAGTICDFVKERWGSEKLLAMIHSYAHLKTTPQVVQQDLGLTPEEFDKQYLAWMDKKYGAEAARFNDWREKLKALVAASEQKQYDTVLVQGPATLAMYPEYVDDANVYELLADAHREKGDSKAEAAVLTAYEHEGGQDPAILKRLATLEEGAGQQAEAAATLERVNYIYPVKDEELHRRLGDLLYAQQQYDGAIREYAAVVASGPLDKAGAEFHLAQAYLAAGQKDKAQESVLAALEAAPGYRPAQRMLLELNQASQKMN from the coding sequence ATGAAACACCTCGCCCCAGGTCTTCTTTTGCTGCAGATGTGCGCATCGACAGCATCCGCATTTGCGGGAGCACCCGCAGAGTGCTGGTCACTGCGTAAGCACGGCCATCGCACGGAGGCACAGGCATGCTTCGAGCGGTTCACCCACAGCAACGATGCGTACGCCCGCGCCGAAGGCTTCTGGGGACTGGAAGAATGGCAGCAGGCAAACGAACAGTTCCGCCTGGCTACGCAGCCGGATAATAGTAGCGCTCTTTACAAAGTGCGTTGGGGAATGTTGCTGCACGAGCGTTTCAACAATCGCGAAGCAGCTGATCTCTTCCGCGAAGCGCTGGCAAAAGATCAATTGTTTGCTCCGGCATATCTGGGGCTCGCGATTGTTTCTGCAGACACATTTGACGGCAAAGCGACGGCGTATGCGGCGAAGGCCATTGAGCTTAATCCGAAGCTGGCTGAAGCACACGAGCTGATGGCTAGTCTGGCGCTGCAGAATGACGACCGCGATGCGGCTGTCGCTGAGGCGGATAAAGCGATCGCGCTCGAAGATGATGCACTGGATGCGATGGCGGTTCACGCGGCTGTTGAGTTGCTCGCCGATCGTTCTCCCGATGCATGGTTTGCGAAGATTACGGCAGTAAATCCGGGGTACGGGCAAGCCTATGCAGACGTAGCGGACCAGCTCGAGCTGCATTACCGCTACGAGGATGCAGCAACCTATTATCGGAAGGCAATCGAAGCTGATCCCCGGCTCTGGAGTGCCCATTCGGCGCTCGGCATCGACCTTATGCGGCTTGGCAAAGAAGACGAACCGATGAAGGAGCTGGGGCTGAGCTACGACAACGGCTATCGCGATGCTGCGACGGTCAACAGCCTGCGCTTGCTCGACAGCTACAAAAACTTTGTAACCATTCGCGATGACACCACAATCCTGAAGTTGAAGAAGACTGAGGCCGGCCTGTTGCAACCGTACATGCAATCCGAGTTGCACACGATCATCGCGACTTACGACAAGAAGTACCAAATGAAGTTGCCCGCCCCGGTGCAGGTGGAGGTTTATCCGGACCATGAGGACTTCGCCGTGCGCACGACGGGCATGCCGGGACTCGGTGCACTGGGCGTTACGTTCGGAGAAGTCGTCGCCATGGATAGCCCATCGGCGCGCAAGCCCGGAGATTTCAACTGGGGTTCGACACTGTGGCATGAGATGAGCCATGTTTACGTTCTTACCGCCACGAATCATCGCGTGCCGCGTTGGTTCACCGAAGGGCTGGCGGTGCATGAAGAGGGCGAGCACTCATCGGAGTGGGCCGACCGGCTCACACCGGACGTTCTGGTCGCCGTTCGCGATAAGAAGCTGCTGCCCATCGCCAAGCTCGACCGCGGTTTTGTTTATCCCGACTACCCGTCGCAGGTCATCGTGTCGTACTTTCAGGCGGGCACCATCTGCGATTTTGTGAAGGAACGTTGGGGTAGCGAGAAGCTGCTTGCGATGATTCACTCCTACGCTCACCTGAAAACGACGCCGCAGGTGGTGCAACAGGATCTGGGGCTGACGCCGGAGGAGTTTGATAAGCAGTACCTTGCGTGGATGGACAAGAAGTACGGCGCGGAGGCCGCACGCTTCAACGATTGGCGCGAAAAGCTGAAGGCGCTTGTGGCAGCATCCGAACAGAAGCAGTACGACACTGTACTGGTGCAGGGGCCCGCAACGTTGGCGATGTATCCCGAATATGTAGACGACGCGAATGTGTATGAGTTGTTGGCGGATGCGCACAGGGAAAAAGGCGACTCGAAGGCTGAAGCGGCGGTGCTGACCGCATATGAACACGAGGGTGGTCAGGATCCGGCGATCTTGAAGAGGCTCGCGACACTCGAAGAAGGCGCGGGCCAACAGGCTGAGGCAGCGGCCACGCTCGAGCGCGTGAACTATATCTATCCAGTCAAAGATGAGGAGTTGCATCGCCGGCTTGGTGATCTCTTGTATGCGCAGCAGCAATATGACGGTGCGATCCGCGAATACGCGGCAGTCGTGGCTTCGGGTCCGCTGGACAAGGCCGGCGCGGAATTTCATCTGGCACAGGCATACCTCGCGGCAGGACAGAAGGACAAGGCTCAGGAAAGCGTGCTTGCGGCACTGGAAGCTGCGCCTGGCTACCGTCCGGCGCAGAGGATGTTGCTGGAGTTGAATCAGGCATCACAAAAAATGAACTGA
- a CDS encoding glutamine amidotransferase encodes MFQFLFKYPSPVFTKGRLVLLSTWPKWLLPVLIVAFAAGLALLVRRRLRDATPKLQTWRAWAVWGMQSALVALILLLLWQPAITVSALSSQQNIIAVVVDDSRSMAIADSNGKTREAAAVAALQEGMLAGLQQRFQTRLYRLGSGVAKIDGLSGVAPTEGATHIGDGLKQLAQETADLPIGAILLLSDGGENTAGMGGSGIGVDALQSLRNRRLPVHTVGFGNVDRAHDVELEDVNVASSAIVNARLTATLSLKEHGYSGQKAMLTVRDGDKTLAAREVTLAPNGVLQTEQVFFSAGAAGAKSLQFRIEPLASEENLSNNTMRRPVLVSDAKRRILYVEGEPRWEFKFIRRAEDDDPTVQVVSMLRTSENKIYRQGISDPSELADGFPVRPENLFGYAGIIIGSVDADYFTPLQQELLREYVDRRGGGVLFLGGRSSLSDGGWGASSMNDLLPTFLPSGRNNFHRNSAKVELTAAGVDSPITRLLDDPAKNAERWKKLTYLADYEDAGSPKPGATVLAQMDVGHRKLPMLITQSYGHGRTAIMATGGTWRWQMSEALGDPSHDLFWQQLLRWLVADSPGPVTASMPGRVLMDEGHVQISAQVRDRQFQPAADAHVIAHIVGPESANALIDLTPSRDTPGSYQAEWTAEKPGAYLAEVTAESRGAQPQELGSDVLTFQREDGVAENFHTEQNRSLLEQLSSQTGGRYWDPSDLKNLPRDIAYSEAGISVRTTNELWNMPIVFVLLLGLPIAEWVLRRKWGVV; translated from the coding sequence ATGTTTCAATTTCTCTTCAAATATCCGAGCCCGGTCTTTACTAAAGGACGCCTTGTGCTGCTCTCAACGTGGCCCAAATGGCTGCTGCCGGTGCTGATCGTCGCGTTCGCGGCAGGCCTCGCCCTGCTGGTGCGCAGAAGACTGCGCGATGCTACGCCGAAATTGCAGACCTGGCGCGCATGGGCTGTATGGGGTATGCAATCGGCGCTCGTGGCGCTCATTCTGCTGTTATTGTGGCAGCCCGCAATTACCGTGTCGGCGCTTAGTTCGCAACAGAACATCATCGCCGTGGTGGTGGATGACTCGCGCAGCATGGCAATTGCGGACAGCAACGGCAAAACGCGCGAGGCAGCGGCTGTAGCCGCACTTCAGGAGGGCATGCTTGCCGGATTGCAGCAGCGCTTTCAAACCCGCCTTTATCGGCTTGGCAGCGGAGTTGCCAAGATTGATGGGCTAAGCGGCGTTGCGCCCACAGAAGGAGCAACGCACATCGGAGATGGGCTGAAACAGCTTGCTCAGGAGACGGCAGACCTTCCCATTGGTGCGATCCTGTTGCTCAGTGACGGCGGGGAGAACACTGCCGGAATGGGTGGATCGGGGATAGGAGTAGATGCCCTGCAGTCGCTGCGCAATCGCCGCTTGCCTGTCCATACGGTAGGATTCGGCAATGTGGACCGAGCGCACGACGTGGAACTGGAAGATGTGAATGTTGCTTCCAGCGCTATCGTGAATGCGCGACTGACTGCGACGCTCAGCTTGAAAGAGCATGGCTACAGTGGCCAGAAGGCAATGCTCACTGTGCGCGATGGGGACAAGACGCTCGCGGCGCGCGAGGTGACGCTGGCGCCCAACGGAGTCCTGCAGACGGAACAGGTTTTCTTTTCCGCTGGTGCGGCTGGTGCAAAGAGTCTTCAGTTCCGGATCGAGCCATTGGCCTCTGAGGAAAACCTTAGCAACAATACGATGAGGCGACCAGTGCTGGTAAGCGATGCCAAGCGGCGGATTCTGTATGTCGAAGGCGAACCGCGGTGGGAGTTCAAATTCATTCGACGCGCGGAAGATGATGATCCAACCGTGCAGGTCGTCTCGATGCTGCGTACGAGCGAGAACAAGATCTATCGGCAGGGTATTAGCGATCCCAGCGAACTGGCAGATGGTTTTCCCGTTAGACCGGAGAATCTGTTCGGTTATGCAGGCATCATTATCGGTTCTGTCGACGCTGACTACTTCACGCCGCTGCAGCAGGAGTTGCTGCGTGAGTATGTCGATCGACGCGGCGGCGGTGTCCTCTTTCTTGGTGGCCGCTCGTCATTGAGCGACGGCGGTTGGGGCGCGTCGAGCATGAACGATCTCCTGCCGACCTTTCTTCCCTCGGGTCGCAACAACTTCCATCGCAATTCTGCCAAGGTGGAACTCACTGCGGCAGGTGTGGACTCGCCCATTACGCGGTTGCTGGACGATCCGGCAAAGAATGCTGAACGCTGGAAGAAGCTCACCTATCTGGCCGACTACGAAGATGCGGGTTCTCCCAAACCAGGTGCTACGGTGCTTGCGCAAATGGATGTGGGGCACCGCAAGCTGCCGATGCTGATTACGCAGAGTTACGGTCATGGACGCACTGCAATCATGGCGACCGGCGGCACATGGCGCTGGCAGATGAGTGAGGCGTTGGGCGATCCGTCCCACGATCTCTTCTGGCAACAGCTTCTGCGCTGGCTGGTTGCGGATTCTCCCGGTCCCGTGACTGCATCTATGCCGGGGCGTGTACTGATGGATGAAGGACATGTGCAAATTTCGGCGCAGGTGCGTGACCGACAATTTCAGCCAGCGGCTGATGCACACGTTATAGCCCACATCGTAGGGCCGGAAAGCGCGAATGCGTTGATCGACCTCACCCCATCGCGGGATACTCCGGGTTCGTACCAGGCGGAGTGGACCGCGGAAAAACCAGGTGCCTATCTGGCGGAGGTTACCGCTGAGTCGCGAGGAGCACAGCCGCAGGAACTGGGTAGTGATGTACTGACCTTCCAGCGTGAGGATGGCGTTGCCGAGAATTTTCATACGGAGCAGAATCGGTCGCTGCTTGAGCAACTCTCATCGCAAACAGGTGGACGTTACTGGGATCCTTCCGATCTGAAGAATTTGCCGCGTGATATTGCCTATTCCGAAGCAGGCATTTCCGTTCGCACCACGAATGAGCTGTGGAACATGCCGATCGTCTTCGTGCTGCTGCTGGGGCTGCCGATAGCCGAGTGGGTATTGCGACGCAAATGGGGTGTTGTGTGA
- a CDS encoding DUF4159 domain-containing protein, which yields MKFSQIALVSAAIAGCCVGLRAYQRVADFGFGNDDSPVNVKAEFYWSRLAYTVNMQNFGGYSHWGYWGRFAWSRDYPKADRQFLIAMHRLTRIDGRPTEQVVTLDNDEIFNYPWIYAVQVQLWSFNDAEAKRLREYLLKGGFLMVDDFHGTEDWENFMNGMRQVLPDRPVEDLASGDEIFHTLYDVDDKMQIPGEQWIRTGRTYEKDGYQPKWRAIRDDKGRIMVAICHNMHLGDAWEWADDPNYPEAFASMAFRVGLDYILYGMTH from the coding sequence ATGAAGTTCTCGCAGATCGCATTGGTGTCAGCGGCGATTGCTGGCTGCTGCGTGGGTCTGCGGGCGTACCAACGGGTTGCTGATTTCGGCTTCGGCAATGACGACTCTCCGGTCAACGTGAAGGCGGAATTCTATTGGTCGCGGCTGGCTTACACAGTAAACATGCAGAACTTCGGCGGTTACAGCCACTGGGGCTATTGGGGCCGCTTTGCCTGGTCCCGCGACTATCCAAAAGCCGATCGCCAATTTCTTATTGCCATGCACCGGTTGACCCGCATCGATGGCCGCCCGACAGAGCAGGTGGTCACGCTCGACAACGACGAGATCTTCAACTACCCGTGGATTTACGCGGTGCAGGTGCAGCTATGGTCCTTTAATGACGCGGAAGCCAAGCGGCTGCGAGAGTACCTGCTCAAAGGCGGCTTTCTGATGGTGGACGATTTTCATGGCACCGAAGACTGGGAGAATTTCATGAACGGCATGCGGCAGGTGCTGCCTGACCGTCCAGTCGAGGACCTTGCCAGCGGCGACGAAATCTTCCACACACTCTACGATGTGGATGACAAGATGCAGATTCCGGGCGAGCAGTGGATTCGTACCGGACGCACCTATGAGAAAGACGGTTATCAGCCCAAGTGGCGTGCGATCCGCGATGACAAAGGGCGGATCATGGTGGCTATTTGCCACAACATGCACCTGGGCGATGCGTGGGAGTGGGCCGACGATCCGAACTATCCGGAAGCGTTCGCATCGATGGCCTTTCGGGTGGGGCTCGACTACATACTCTATGGCATGACTCATTAG
- a CDS encoding multicopper oxidase family protein — protein MKRRDLLKLGGLALAQAGTTRLPLFSQTSPAASPDKADYTLRIAPVTVELDRSHILSTIGYNGSAPGPVLRMREGKPVSVDVINDTDTPELVHWHGMLIPAEVDGTEEEGSPVVPPHGRRRFQLTPGPAGSRWYHSHAMAMDNLHKGAYTGQFGFVYVDGGNNPGQYDQELFLALRDWEPFFTSVMEDDDDDTHNGPLLEKPETLNTNPDGLEVGSLTYSINDKALGSGEPLRVRQGQRLLIHFLNASAIENRRIALAGHKMKVVAMDGNPVPTPKALDSIFLGAGERIDVVVELNNPGVWILGSTEKMIRESGLGVAVEYTGQHHKPQWIDPPRAPWDYTIFGTATSSSPAPQQTIEMIFEKIPRGYGKFNSWLINGKPYPHEREFVLQQATRYRLVMRNRTDDAHPMHLHRHLWELVEINGKKTAGIMKDTVVVPYYGRAVVDFTADQPGLSLFHCHIQQHMDYGFKALFQSA, from the coding sequence TTGAAACGTCGCGACTTACTCAAGCTCGGCGGTCTGGCCCTGGCGCAGGCAGGGACAACGCGGCTGCCACTCTTCTCCCAAACGAGTCCGGCTGCATCTCCGGATAAAGCAGACTACACGCTGCGTATTGCTCCCGTGACCGTCGAGCTTGACCGCTCGCACATCCTCTCAACAATCGGCTACAACGGATCCGCTCCGGGTCCGGTGCTGCGAATGCGCGAGGGTAAACCAGTCAGCGTGGACGTCATCAACGATACTGACACGCCCGAGTTAGTGCACTGGCACGGGATGCTCATCCCCGCCGAGGTAGATGGCACGGAGGAAGAAGGCTCGCCCGTCGTGCCTCCGCATGGCCGCCGCCGTTTCCAGCTCACACCCGGGCCGGCCGGGAGCCGCTGGTATCACTCGCACGCCATGGCGATGGATAACCTGCACAAAGGCGCATATACCGGCCAGTTCGGCTTTGTTTATGTCGACGGCGGCAACAACCCGGGGCAGTATGATCAGGAACTCTTCCTCGCCTTGCGCGATTGGGAGCCGTTCTTCACCAGCGTCATGGAAGACGATGATGATGACACCCATAACGGTCCTCTGCTGGAAAAGCCGGAGACATTAAACACCAATCCTGACGGCCTCGAAGTCGGCTCCCTGACTTATTCCATCAACGACAAGGCGCTCGGTTCCGGCGAACCGCTCCGAGTCCGCCAGGGCCAACGGCTGCTGATTCACTTTCTCAATGCCAGCGCCATTGAAAACCGGCGCATCGCGCTCGCCGGTCACAAAATGAAGGTCGTCGCGATGGACGGCAACCCGGTGCCGACGCCGAAAGCGCTCGATTCCATCTTTCTCGGCGCAGGCGAGCGTATTGATGTCGTCGTTGAATTGAACAATCCTGGCGTCTGGATTCTCGGTTCGACGGAAAAGATGATCCGCGAATCCGGCCTCGGCGTCGCAGTGGAGTACACCGGACAGCACCATAAGCCACAATGGATTGACCCGCCGAGAGCACCTTGGGACTACACCATCTTTGGGACCGCAACCTCCAGTTCACCCGCCCCGCAACAGACCATCGAGATGATCTTCGAGAAAATTCCTCGGGGCTACGGCAAATTCAATTCCTGGCTCATCAATGGCAAGCCCTACCCGCATGAGCGTGAGTTCGTGCTGCAGCAGGCCACTCGCTACCGTCTGGTGATGCGCAACCGCACCGACGACGCCCACCCCATGCATCTGCATCGGCATTTGTGGGAGCTCGTCGAAATCAACGGCAAGAAGACCGCCGGCATCATGAAGGACACTGTCGTTGTCCCCTATTACGGTCGAGCCGTCGTTGACTTCACCGCGGATCAACCCGGCCTATCACTCTTCCACTGTCACATTCAGCAGCACATGGACTATGGTTTCAAGGCGCTGTTTCAGTCCGCTTGA